Proteins co-encoded in one Burkholderia ambifaria AMMD genomic window:
- the tssK gene encoding type VI secretion system baseplate subunit TssK — translation MSYSAKVLWGEGLFLRPQHFQRQDAYHEARLFESIQAIQPYNWGVRSVRIDRDALGSNVLRVAELALVFPDGALYAAPQADDLPPPIALDTLPDGINEFVFYLALHPLRENGTNYSDDPAAGFMTRFVSEQTSVADNFTDAAEADITFLKTQVKLIAHSEPRDQLLSVPLVRVRRTATSGFEIDDSFVPPCLAIEASPILHQRLRQLVDALQAKVNALYGFHREPSKNIIEFRSGDIASFWLLHTANAAFATLAHLHQHAALHPERLFQELLRLAGQLMTFSKGYTLADLPVYRHDDPGPSFARLDLMLRELLDTVISTRYFAITLDEVRPSFHLGRLDSGKIDDKTEFYLAVSADMPNVELIDAVPARFKVGAPDDVDKLVLSAMPGVRLSYTPQVPPAIPVRPGACYFSLDSRGALYERMLQAQSAMIYAPTGINDLKFELIAVTS, via the coding sequence ATGAGTTATTCGGCCAAGGTGCTGTGGGGGGAAGGGCTGTTCCTCCGGCCTCAACACTTTCAGCGGCAGGACGCCTACCACGAGGCGCGCCTGTTCGAATCCATCCAGGCGATCCAGCCGTACAACTGGGGCGTGCGCTCGGTGCGCATCGATCGCGATGCGCTCGGCAGCAACGTGCTGCGCGTGGCCGAGCTCGCGCTCGTGTTCCCGGACGGCGCGCTGTATGCCGCGCCGCAGGCCGACGACTTGCCGCCGCCGATCGCGCTCGACACGCTGCCCGACGGCATCAACGAATTCGTGTTCTACCTCGCGCTGCATCCGCTGCGCGAGAACGGCACCAACTACAGCGACGATCCGGCCGCCGGCTTCATGACGCGCTTCGTCAGCGAGCAGACGAGCGTCGCCGACAACTTCACCGACGCCGCCGAAGCCGACATCACGTTCCTGAAGACGCAGGTCAAGCTGATCGCGCACAGCGAGCCGCGCGACCAGCTGCTGTCGGTGCCGCTCGTGCGCGTGCGCCGCACCGCGACGTCCGGGTTCGAGATCGACGACAGCTTCGTGCCGCCGTGCCTCGCGATCGAGGCTTCGCCGATCCTCCACCAGCGCTTGCGCCAACTGGTCGACGCGCTGCAGGCGAAGGTCAACGCGCTGTACGGTTTTCACCGCGAGCCGTCGAAGAACATCATCGAGTTCCGCTCGGGCGACATCGCATCGTTCTGGCTGCTGCATACCGCGAACGCCGCGTTCGCGACGCTCGCGCACTTGCACCAGCATGCGGCGCTGCATCCGGAACGACTGTTCCAGGAACTGCTGCGCCTCGCGGGGCAACTGATGACGTTCTCGAAGGGCTATACGCTCGCCGATCTGCCCGTGTATCGCCATGACGATCCCGGCCCGAGCTTCGCGCGTCTCGACCTGATGCTGCGCGAGCTGCTCGACACCGTGATTTCGACGCGCTACTTCGCGATCACGCTCGACGAGGTGCGTCCGTCGTTCCACCTCGGCCGCCTCGATTCCGGCAAGATCGACGACAAGACCGAGTTCTACCTGGCCGTGTCCGCGGACATGCCGAACGTCGAGCTCATCGATGCCGTGCCGGCCCGCTTCAAGGTCGGTGCGCCCGACGACGTCGACAAGCTCGTGCTGTCGGCGATGCCCGGCGTGCGGCTGTCGTACACGCCGCAGGTGCCGCCCGCGATCCCCGTGCGGCCGGGCGCGTGCTATTTCTCGCTCGATTCGCGCGGCGCGTTGTACGAGCGCATGCTGCAGGCCCAGTCCGCGATGATCTACGCGCCGACTGGCATCAATGACCTGAAATTCGAACTGATCGCGGTCACCTCATGA
- the tssJ gene encoding type VI secretion system lipoprotein TssJ produces MRSMIRYALPLIACALLAGCAAAPLLGSAASAVLQAAGVGKPDLPDAQKPPRNIGLTLAAAPNLNAANDRKPLALVVRLYALKDPTSFQQAPFDAFTDPTKEKAALGADLLNVREITLIPGQRYIATEKVSREAQAFGIVALFRDPAIQRWKLTFDPAKSEKSGIIIGLHNCAMTVTDGSVIAPQQGAPSQPLNLLSSVSCG; encoded by the coding sequence ATGAGATCAATGATTCGCTATGCGCTGCCGCTCATTGCCTGCGCGCTCCTGGCCGGATGCGCGGCCGCCCCGTTGCTCGGCTCCGCCGCGAGCGCCGTGCTGCAGGCTGCCGGCGTCGGCAAGCCCGATCTGCCGGATGCCCAGAAGCCCCCGCGCAACATCGGGCTCACGCTCGCCGCCGCGCCCAACCTGAATGCCGCGAACGATCGCAAGCCGCTCGCATTAGTGGTAAGACTCTACGCGCTGAAGGATCCGACTTCGTTCCAGCAGGCGCCGTTCGACGCGTTCACCGATCCGACCAAGGAAAAGGCCGCGCTGGGCGCCGATCTGCTGAACGTGCGTGAAATCACGCTGATTCCGGGCCAGCGCTATATCGCGACCGAAAAGGTATCGCGCGAAGCGCAGGCATTCGGCATCGTCGCGCTGTTCCGCGATCCCGCCATCCAGCGATGGAAACTGACGTTCGACCCGGCGAAGTCGGAGAAATCCGGCATAATCATCGGCCTGCATAATTGCGCGATGACGGTCACCGATGGCTCCGTGATCGCCCCGCAACAAGGGGCGCCTTCGCAACCGCTGAATTTGCTTTCGTCGGTCAGCTGCGGTTAA
- a CDS encoding tetratricopeptide repeat protein — protein MKDRLFAKLSGVVLACGVIAGCASQPPAPTAEVFNKSLADADAVAKSGDQDKALGLYQQLAKADPTREEPWSRIAQIQFAQNHYGQAIVAAQEALQRDATDRQAKSVLAVAGLRIATQSLGELRQDASLAGDAKSDAQALAKQLRDTLGESALFPPEQRVTKARTPRRIVHRPKAGAAPAAEAATTAPTPPAAPQAAAGQKGGADPFSALRN, from the coding sequence ATGAAAGACCGTCTCTTCGCAAAACTTTCTGGGGTAGTGCTGGCTTGCGGCGTGATCGCCGGTTGCGCGAGCCAGCCGCCGGCGCCGACTGCCGAGGTGTTCAACAAGTCGCTGGCCGATGCGGACGCCGTTGCGAAGTCGGGTGACCAGGACAAGGCGCTCGGCCTGTACCAGCAACTCGCGAAGGCGGATCCGACGCGCGAGGAGCCGTGGTCGCGCATCGCGCAGATCCAGTTTGCCCAGAACCACTATGGCCAGGCGATCGTCGCCGCGCAGGAAGCGCTGCAGCGTGACGCGACCGACCGCCAGGCGAAGAGCGTGCTGGCCGTCGCGGGCCTGCGGATCGCGACGCAGTCGCTCGGCGAATTGCGCCAGGACGCATCGCTCGCGGGCGACGCGAAGTCGGACGCGCAGGCGCTCGCGAAGCAGCTGCGTGACACGCTCGGCGAATCGGCGCTGTTCCCGCCGGAGCAACGCGTCACGAAGGCGCGTACGCCGCGCCGTATCGTTCATCGTCCGAAGGCCGGTGCGGCACCGGCCGCTGAAGCGGCAACGACCGCGCCGACGCCGCCTGCGGCACCGCAGGCCGCCGCCGGGCAGAAGGGCGGGGCCGATCCATTCAGCGCGCTGCGCAACTGA
- the tssB gene encoding type VI secretion system contractile sheath small subunit yields MAKKESIQKSLQKIRPPRVQLTYEVEKGDAIEVKELPFVVGVVGDLAGQSEIEQPKLRDRKFVNIDRDNFDDVMKAIEPRAAFQVENRLSPEGGKFAVDLKFRSLSDFSPDEVVEQVEPLRRLLDARSKLADLRNKLAGNDKLEDLLSEVLKNTQQLQELAKGTGGDKDGE; encoded by the coding sequence ATGGCCAAGAAAGAAAGCATTCAGAAAAGCTTGCAGAAAATTCGGCCGCCGCGCGTCCAATTGACCTACGAGGTCGAGAAGGGCGATGCGATCGAGGTGAAGGAACTGCCGTTCGTCGTCGGGGTCGTCGGCGATCTGGCGGGCCAGTCGGAAATCGAGCAGCCGAAGCTGCGCGACCGCAAGTTCGTCAATATCGACCGCGACAACTTCGACGACGTGATGAAGGCGATCGAGCCGCGCGCCGCGTTTCAGGTGGAAAACCGCCTGAGCCCGGAAGGCGGCAAGTTCGCGGTCGACCTGAAGTTCCGTTCGCTGTCGGATTTCAGCCCGGACGAAGTCGTCGAACAGGTCGAGCCGCTGCGCCGCCTGCTCGACGCGCGTTCGAAGCTCGCCGACCTGCGCAACAAGCTCGCCGGCAACGACAAGCTCGAGGATCTGCTGTCGGAAGTGCTGAAGAACACGCAGCAGCTGCAGGAGCTCGCGAAGGGCACGGGCGGCGACAAAGACGGCGAATGA